CTCATTGATTTCAACCAACTTCGAAAGCAGTGCCTCCAATCGCCCTAACGGCAATTGATTCGGGCCGTCGCTCGGTGCTTTTGACGGATCGTTGTGAACCTCCATAAAGACCGCGTCGATCCCACATGCAACCCCCGCACGTGCAAAGTCTTCGATGTATTCGGCTTGCCCGCCAGTTGCTTTGCCAAGGCCGCCCGGCAATTGCAGTGAGTGAGTCACGTCGAACACAACAGGAACGCCGAATGAACGCATGATCGGAAACGAACGGAGATCGACCACCAGATTGTTATAGCCAAAGCTCGCTCCGCGTTCCGTCAAAAGGATCTTGTCGCAGCCCGCAGCCCGGAGTTTGTCAACAATATTCTTTGCGTCCCATGGAGCAAGGAACTGCCCTTTCTTCACGTTAACTGCACGTCCGGACCTGGCAGCTTCGACCAAAAGATCTGTTTGACGACAAAGAAACGCTGGTATCTGAAGGATGTCAGCGACATCGGCCGCCTTTTCGACCTGCCAGTTCTCGTGAACATCTGTTATCACAGGAATGCCGAGTTCCTCTTTGATCTGCTTCAGTATCCCCAGGCCGAATTCCATTCCTTCCCCGCGAAAGCTGTCTATCGAGCTTCGGTTTGCCTTGTCGAACGACGACTTGTAAACGAACCCGACGCCGACACGTTCACAGATCTCTTTGATCGAACGGGCCATCATCGATGCGTGCTCATACGACTCGATAACGCACGGCCCCAGAATGAAGGACAGGGCACCTGAGCCGAAAGAGACTTTCCCGATATCGAATTTGGCTACATCACTCATTGATACAAACACTTAACATCACAGGTTCAGGTTGAGAAACAAGAATATCATCAATGAACGGTCAACGGACATTTCTCGCTTTGATATGCCTGCCGATCCATCACCGCGATCCGAAACTAAAAGCGCTCCAGAAGCTCTCCCAATCGGCACCTTCACAGTATTTTTCGCATCGCTGCATAAATACGAGCCGAACTAACCAAACGCCTTTCTTGTCCAACTTTATATCTATCCGCCCGTTTTCGTCAGACGAAAGGCTCTGAGACATATGTTGAACACCGTCGCGGTTGTCGACAAATACCGTTCGACCAGCTAGTGGCCTGCCATTGAAAAGAATCACCAAAGGCAATGTGTCGCCTATCCGTTTGGAGTACGGGTTTTCGACCGGCACTATCTCGAGTTTATGTCCTACCTTTCGCGCGTACGTGCGGTCACGTCTGTCGCCGACTTGAATAAGCGACTTAATGTATCGTGTGTAACGCTCCTTGCCGGGTTTACCCGTCTCGCCGAGGCGCTCACGTTCCGCGATGACGTATTCCATCCCGTCCTCTCGAAGATATTCTTCAAACTTCTCGGCCGAGAGCGTGATATAGGTGAGATTTCGTTCCATCGAAAGCAGGTAATTACCCTGCCTGTCAGCCGAAAATGAAAAAAGAGGCGCGTCGCCCTCCTTGACCGAACCCGAAAGATCAAAGTTACCGGACGCCGAAAGCAGCTGGAACGACGTCGTTTTGGCTGGCTGGAACGGCCGCGATTCTTCGACCCTTAGCCCTTGACCAAGAAAAAGGCTGACCGGTGAATTCTCGTTTACCCGCAGAAAGAATCGATCGGGCTCGAGCCAATATTCGTGTGCCCTCGCCGACGAAGGTATTATGACGGTGAACGCCATCAATAATGCGGCGGCATACCTATTCTTCACTCGCAACCTCTGCGCGTTCCGGTATCTCAACCTGTTTTTCACTCGTTACATCATGCTCGAGATTTTCGCTCCTAAGGCGATTTTCCCACGCCGCTTTAACGAAAGACGTGAACAGCGGATGTGCGTCCAGAGGTTTCGATCGATACTCCGGGTGAAACTGACAGGCAATAAAATACGGATGGATTTCGCGCGGCAATTCGATCATTTCAACAAACTTGCCATCGGGCGAAATGCCGCTTATCACCAGCCCTTCACGTTCGAGAACTTCCCGGTATTCCGGATTGAACTCGTAACGGTGTCGATGGCGCTCGCTGATGCGTTCGGCACCGTGATAGACCTCGCGGGCAAGCGAATCCAGTTTCAGATCACATTCCCATGCCCCGAGCCGCATCGTACCGCCTAGTTCGTCTACCCCGACGAGGTCTCGAAGTTTGAAAATGATCGGGAATGGTGTTTCTTCGTTGAATTCTGTTGAATCAGCATCCCTAAGCCCACACACATCACGCGCGAACTCGATGCATGCCGTCTGCATTCCAAGGCAAATACCGAAATACGGTGTCCCGG
The DNA window shown above is from Chloracidobacterium sp. and carries:
- the kdsA gene encoding 3-deoxy-8-phosphooctulonate synthase, with protein sequence MSDVAKFDIGKVSFGSGALSFILGPCVIESYEHASMMARSIKEICERVGVGFVYKSSFDKANRSSIDSFRGEGMEFGLGILKQIKEELGIPVITDVHENWQVEKAADVADILQIPAFLCRQTDLLVEAARSGRAVNVKKGQFLAPWDAKNIVDKLRAAGCDKILLTERGASFGYNNLVVDLRSFPIMRSFGVPVVFDVTHSLQLPGGLGKATGGQAEYIEDFARAGVACGIDAVFMEVHNDPSKAPSDGPNQLPLGRLEALLSKLVEINEIVGKS
- a CDS encoding DUF4198 domain-containing protein, giving the protein MKNRYAAALLMAFTVIIPSSARAHEYWLEPDRFFLRVNENSPVSLFLGQGLRVEESRPFQPAKTTSFQLLSASGNFDLSGSVKEGDAPLFSFSADRQGNYLLSMERNLTYITLSAEKFEEYLREDGMEYVIAERERLGETGKPGKERYTRYIKSLIQVGDRRDRTYARKVGHKLEIVPVENPYSKRIGDTLPLVILFNGRPLAGRTVFVDNRDGVQHMSQSLSSDENGRIDIKLDKKGVWLVRLVFMQRCEKYCEGADWESFWSAFSFGSR